The Gammaproteobacteria bacterium genome contains the following window.
TAGATCCAGGGGGTCAGCAATGGCAACGCTAGACCCGAAGGGCGTGCTAACCAGTAGCAGTAATAGGGGATAGTTCAAGGCAAGAACTCCTAAGGTAAGGACGATAGCAATCCAAATAGCGAGTGTCGTGAGATAACTATTTATCTTCATTCGGAAAATGAGTGAAAGGATGAGGAATGAGGGCGTGCGTCGCCGTTACTTCAGCATTTTCCGAGTGAAGCAAATGGTTATATTGTGGGTAGGTGGTCTCTCAGGTGGGCAGAATCGGAGACAATCCGAGTCTATGGTAGTATGGCCGCCGCTCAAGCCCCAACACCGGCGGGGAAGGCTGCCCAAGCACCTCGCCTCGGATCGTACCACCCGAGTGGCCGCTTCCTGTGTTTGGTTGACCCACCCCTGTTTTCTAACCCCCTAATCAAGGGGATCACTTTAGTAGGAGAGTGACAATGGCGAATTACGATCAAGTCCTGGATGCCTCTGGCCTGAATTGCCCACTGCCGATTTTGCGCGCCAAAAAGGCACTCACTGCCATGGAGAGCGGTAAGGTGTTGCGTATCATTGCCACCGACCCCGGTTCCGTGAAGGACTTCGACTCTTTTGCCAAGCAGACCGGTAATCCGCTCCTGGAGTCTGGTGAGGAAGATGGCAAGTTCGTCTTTTTAATCAAGAAAGCGTAATTCTGCGCCCGTTTTCGGAAGATTATCCCATGTCTAAAAAGCTTGCCATTATTGCCACCAAGGGTACCCTCGATTGGGCCTATCCGCCCTTTATCTTGGCCTCCACTGCGGCTGCCCTGGGATACGATGTCCAGGTATTCTTTACGTTTTATGGCCTCAAACTCCTTCAGAAGGATTTGGATCTTCAGGTGAGTTCTCTAGGCAATCCGGGCATGCCGATGCCGATGCCGGTGCCAGTACTCATCCAGGCCCTGCCGGGAATGCAGCGCATGATGACGATGATGATGAAAAAGAAGATGAAGGACAAAGGAGTGGCGAGCCTTGAGGAATTGCGCGCACTGTGTGTTGAGGCAGAAGTAAAAATGGTTGCCTGCCAGATGACGGTGGACCTTTTCGAATTCAACCCGGCCGATTTTATCGGCGGTATTGAATTCGGCGGGGCAGCTACATTCTTTGAATTCGCAGGGGAAGCGGACGTCTGCCTCTATATTTGAGAGGCGACAAAAGATTCGGGGTCGCAGTGCGCCGCTAAGATTATGAGGTAGCGTGTGTGTCTGATTACGATCCATGAGCATACAACTGTTTAGGCAGTTGGGAGTAGAAAATACCCATCGTCCCTCTTCCCTGTATCTTTTCTTATGGGCAGGAGAGGGGCGATGGGTATTTTTTTGCTTCCAACAGCTTGGGTCAGTATTCATTTATCTAATGAGACTCGATGGAGTCGGATTATGGGTAATTCATTACGTGATGCGTTGACAAAGGCGGGGGTAGTCAACTCCGCACAGGCAAAAGTATCTGCTCAACAAGCGAAAAAGCAGACACGTCAGGAGCTTCACACGAAGCGTACCGGGGCGCCCCCGGTGCGGAATGAAGCGGCCTTGGCCGCTACTAAGGCTCAGGAAGAAAAACTGGCCCGAGACCGGGAGATGAATCGAGAACGGGAGGCCGCAATTGCTGCCAAGGCCGCCCGCGCCCAAGCCCGACAGATGTTGCGAGAACGGATGCAAAACGATGAGTCTGCTGATCTTACCTTCAATTTTGTGGAAGGTGGTCACATTCGCCATATCTACGTGACCGCACCTCAACGGGTTGACCTCGAAAAAGGTCGTCTTTCTGTCGTTGCTTTGGTGGATCGTCATTATTTAGTACCTACCGAAGTGGCAGATAAGGTTCAGACTCTCATCCCCGAGATCTTTGTCTATCGCCCGGCGTCAGAAGTAACTCAGGTTATTCCCGAAGACGACCCCTACGCTGCCTATCAGATCCCCGACGACCTAATGTGGTAATTATATTTCACCATTCGCCATAGAAAATCGCGAGTAATTATTATGCGCCTATGTTTATAAGAGAAGATAATTAGTGTTAGGTATGATTTCTGGGCCTTGATCATCGTTTCGTCAGGTTTCCTTATTTGCCCC
Protein-coding sequences here:
- the tusA gene encoding Sulfur carrier protein TusA; protein product: MANYDQVLDASGLNCPLPILRAKKALTAMESGKVLRIIATDPGSVKDFDSFAKQTGNPLLESGEEDGKFVFLIKKA
- the dsrE gene encoding Sulfur carrier protein DsrE2, producing the protein MSKKLAIIATKGTLDWAYPPFILASTAAALGYDVQVFFTFYGLKLLQKDLDLQVSSLGNPGMPMPMPVPVLIQALPGMQRMMTMMMKKKMKDKGVASLEELRALCVEAEVKMVACQMTVDLFEFNPADFIGGIEFGGAATFFEFAGEADVCLYI
- a CDS encoding DUF2058 domain-containing protein, whose translation is MGIFLLPTAWVSIHLSNETRWSRIMGNSLRDALTKAGVVNSAQAKVSAQQAKKQTRQELHTKRTGAPPVRNEAALAATKAQEEKLARDREMNREREAAIAAKAARAQARQMLRERMQNDESADLTFNFVEGGHIRHIYVTAPQRVDLEKGRLSVVALVDRHYLVPTEVADKVQTLIPEIFVYRPASEVTQVIPEDDPYAAYQIPDDLMW